In Arthrobacter ramosus, one DNA window encodes the following:
- a CDS encoding alpha/beta fold hydrolase, which yields MSGRHTEEHIHTVEGTDPHLFVEVHEPAEGTDAGLRPVLLLHGFSSSTKLNWGDTGWISTLKSAGRRVITVDLPGHGQSSSPEDLDSYSPSRIRADLLQIVADAGARPVRAGDPTSGLDVIGYSLGSRLAWEFGATQPELVHRLVLGGPNKEDPLASFDLAAAQRYLADGTPIEDESTAGLLKMAQLLPSNDLFALLSLIEAIKGEPFDPAEAVPHMPMLLVAGEKDERAVTMPELASIAAHAGGMVEQLLVPGRNHSNAVTSRVFKDAALAFLGV from the coding sequence ATGAGCGGCAGGCACACGGAAGAGCACATCCACACGGTGGAGGGAACAGATCCGCATCTGTTCGTGGAAGTCCATGAGCCTGCCGAAGGCACCGACGCGGGGCTGCGCCCTGTCCTGCTGCTGCACGGCTTCTCTTCGTCCACCAAACTCAATTGGGGCGACACCGGCTGGATTTCCACGCTCAAGTCCGCAGGCCGGCGTGTCATCACGGTGGATCTTCCAGGACATGGCCAGAGCAGTTCGCCGGAGGACCTGGACTCCTACTCCCCGAGCCGGATCCGTGCGGACCTGCTCCAGATAGTCGCCGACGCCGGTGCGCGCCCTGTGCGCGCCGGTGACCCTACCAGCGGGCTCGACGTCATCGGCTATTCTTTGGGCTCCCGGCTCGCCTGGGAATTCGGGGCAACCCAGCCCGAACTCGTCCACCGGCTGGTGTTGGGCGGCCCGAACAAGGAAGACCCCCTGGCGTCCTTCGATCTCGCTGCAGCACAGCGCTACCTCGCGGACGGCACGCCCATCGAAGACGAGTCCACCGCAGGGTTGCTCAAGATGGCACAGCTCTTGCCGAGCAACGATCTTTTTGCGCTCTTGTCTCTCATCGAGGCCATCAAGGGCGAACCATTCGATCCTGCCGAAGCCGTGCCCCATATGCCGATGCTCCTGGTGGCCGGAGAGAAGGACGAGCGCGCCGTCACCATGCCGGAGCTCGCTTCGATCGCTGCCCACGCCGGCGGCATGGTTGAACAGTTGCTCGTCCCGGGGCGGAACCACAGCAACGCGGTGACCAGCCGGGTTTTCAAGGACGCTGCGCTGGCGTTCCTCGGCGTCTAA
- a CDS encoding biotin/lipoyl-containing protein, translated as MAEISFPLPDLGEGLIEATVLDWLVSPGDQVERNQPLVELETSKSALELPSPQAGKVIRIHGAPGETINVGEPLVVFEVPDNTAGIVGTVPKDDAPKRRVRLSAVLDED; from the coding sequence GTGGCTGAAATCAGCTTCCCCCTGCCCGATCTTGGCGAAGGCCTCATCGAGGCGACTGTGTTGGACTGGCTCGTCTCCCCCGGCGACCAGGTGGAACGGAACCAGCCGCTCGTGGAGCTGGAGACGAGTAAATCCGCCCTCGAGTTGCCGAGTCCGCAGGCGGGTAAAGTGATCCGTATCCACGGCGCGCCGGGCGAGACCATCAACGTCGGTGAGCCGCTGGTGGTGTTCGAGGTGCCGGACAATACTGCCGGCATCGTGGGCACCGTTCCCAAGGATGACGCACCGAAGCGCCGGGTCCGCCTGAGCGCTGTACTTGATGAGGACTGA
- a CDS encoding alpha-ketoacid dehydrogenase subunit beta: MSESTTAILEAGARNEQSVKLSMQQALNRALDEILSTDPKTVVFGEDCGQLGGVFRITDGLQAKHGESRVFDTPLAESGILGMSVGLAMAGFHPIPEVQFDGFAYPAINQIVCQIARMNYRSRGTLPMPITLRVPSFGGIRAPEHHGESLEALFAHVPGLKVVSPSDPRDAYHLLKYAASRPDPVIFMEPKSRYWQKGDVDTADGGTLTGARIVRPGRHLTLVAWGAMVARCLQVAELAAEDGIDVEVLDLRWLKPIDAEALATSVGKTRRAVVVHEAPLTSGLGAEVAQLITQSCFDTLKAPVERVTGFDVPYPSGDLEDEYIPNIDRILLGIQRVLEYRRG, translated from the coding sequence ATGTCTGAGAGCACCACCGCCATTCTTGAAGCCGGGGCACGGAACGAACAATCCGTAAAGCTTTCCATGCAGCAGGCCCTCAACCGCGCGTTGGACGAAATCCTCTCCACGGATCCAAAGACGGTGGTCTTCGGGGAGGACTGCGGCCAGTTGGGCGGAGTCTTCCGCATCACCGACGGACTGCAGGCCAAGCACGGAGAATCCCGGGTCTTTGACACCCCGCTCGCAGAATCGGGCATCCTGGGCATGTCAGTGGGTCTGGCCATGGCCGGCTTCCACCCGATTCCGGAAGTACAGTTCGATGGCTTCGCGTATCCCGCGATCAACCAGATCGTGTGCCAGATCGCCCGGATGAACTACCGGAGCCGCGGCACCTTGCCGATGCCGATCACGCTCCGGGTGCCCAGCTTCGGCGGTATCCGCGCCCCCGAACACCACGGCGAAAGCCTCGAGGCACTCTTCGCGCACGTTCCAGGGCTCAAGGTTGTTTCGCCGTCGGACCCGCGCGATGCCTACCACCTGCTCAAGTACGCGGCTTCGCGGCCTGACCCGGTGATCTTCATGGAACCGAAGTCCCGGTACTGGCAAAAGGGCGACGTCGACACAGCCGACGGCGGTACCCTCACCGGCGCCCGCATTGTCCGGCCGGGCCGCCACCTGACCCTCGTGGCCTGGGGTGCCATGGTGGCCAGGTGCCTGCAGGTTGCCGAACTCGCCGCGGAGGACGGAATCGACGTCGAGGTCCTTGATCTGCGCTGGCTCAAGCCGATCGACGCCGAAGCGCTGGCGACTTCCGTCGGAAAGACGCGGCGCGCCGTCGTCGTGCATGAAGCCCCGCTGACCTCCGGGCTGGGGGCCGAAGTGGCCCAACTCATCACGCAAAGCTGCTTCGACACGCTCAAGGCGCCCGTCGAACGGGTCACCGGCTTCGACGTGCCGTATCCCTCCGGCGACCTGGAGGACGAATACATTCCGAACATTGACCGCATCCTCCTGGGGATCCAACGAGTACTGGAGTATCGACGTGGCTGA
- a CDS encoding thiamine pyrophosphate-dependent enzyme produces the protein MDSLLPAVAAADAAPLSPGQLRELYSLMAAVRYLDTSAVAWQRQGIIPGYAPELGQEAAQVGSAYALDTARDFAFPTYREMGVARTMGVDMVAYMSTHKATWHGGMYDPLASRLAPIQAVVAGSVLHAVGWAHGQTLSGGQGVALSYFGDGASSQGDVHEAMNFAAVMKAPVVFFVQNNGWAISVPTERQVAGGSVAARAAGYGIPGIQVDGNDVVAVYEATRNAFAHCRAGNGPVVVEAMTYRRGPHSTADDPGRYRSLDDERIDAGEDPLERLRERLLAEGVADEAFFTAADLAAWAEEEGIRTGIEALGPRPGNEMFDFVFQETTPALENQATRWREESEHV, from the coding sequence ATGGACTCACTTCTTCCCGCCGTGGCCGCAGCCGACGCCGCGCCCCTGTCCCCCGGACAGCTCAGGGAGCTCTATTCCCTGATGGCCGCCGTCCGATACCTGGATACCTCGGCCGTCGCCTGGCAGCGCCAGGGAATCATCCCCGGCTACGCTCCGGAACTCGGCCAGGAAGCCGCCCAGGTCGGCAGCGCCTACGCCCTCGACACTGCACGCGACTTCGCCTTTCCGACGTACCGCGAAATGGGCGTCGCCAGGACCATGGGCGTGGACATGGTGGCGTACATGTCCACCCACAAGGCAACGTGGCATGGCGGCATGTACGATCCCCTGGCAAGCCGCCTCGCGCCCATCCAGGCCGTCGTGGCAGGCTCAGTGCTCCATGCCGTCGGCTGGGCCCACGGCCAGACCCTGAGCGGTGGGCAAGGAGTGGCCCTCAGCTACTTCGGCGACGGCGCTTCCTCCCAAGGGGACGTGCACGAAGCCATGAACTTTGCCGCCGTGATGAAAGCACCTGTCGTCTTCTTCGTCCAGAACAACGGCTGGGCGATTTCCGTGCCCACAGAGCGGCAGGTGGCCGGCGGCTCGGTAGCCGCACGAGCCGCGGGCTATGGGATCCCGGGCATTCAGGTAGACGGCAACGATGTGGTCGCCGTGTATGAGGCCACCCGCAACGCCTTCGCCCACTGCCGCGCAGGAAACGGTCCGGTTGTTGTCGAGGCGATGACCTACCGCCGCGGGCCGCATTCCACGGCCGACGACCCCGGCCGGTACCGGAGCCTCGACGACGAGCGCATCGACGCCGGCGAGGACCCGCTGGAACGCCTCCGCGAGCGTTTGCTTGCCGAAGGCGTAGCCGACGAGGCATTCTTCACCGCTGCCGACCTGGCAGCCTGGGCAGAGGAAGAAGGCATCCGCACCGGAATCGAAGCCCTCGGCCCCCGGCCCGGCAACGAAATGTTCGATTTCGTCTTCCAGGAAACCACCCCCGCCCTTGAAAACCAGGCCACCCGTTGGCGCGAGGAGTCCGAACATGTCTGA
- a CDS encoding amino acid permease has protein sequence MTTKSTAVRPSIPSQGLGHSMKPRQLTMMGLGSAIGAGLFLGSGAGIHAAGPAVLISYLVAGTLIIVVMWALGEMAAANPNSGAFSVYAEKAMGKTAGSTVGWLWWLQLVVVIAAEALGAAGLLFSVWPVIPVWALALVFMVAFTAINLAGVRNFGEFEFWFAILKVAAIVAFLVIGAALLFGWLPGVASPGLGNLTGNFAPSGWSGIAAALFVVIFAFGGTEIVSVAAAETQNPAHSVGKAIRTVVWRILVFYIGSVFVIAAVLPSDSEGLKSPFAGVLNLAGIPGAGTAITLVAVVALLSALNANLYGASRMVFSLSERGEAPAFLSRLRGAQVPMAAVGVSVAFGFIATVLELLFPDHVLPALLNLVGSTCLVVWGTALVSQFILRRRADREGTELPLRMKGFPFLTVFGLALLALIFVVGFSNAESAGQLIGTFLLIACIAVACRIGAKVKSARGA, from the coding sequence ATGACAACGAAGTCCACCGCTGTTCGACCCTCCATTCCTTCGCAAGGCCTCGGCCACTCGATGAAGCCGCGCCAGCTCACCATGATGGGCCTGGGCAGCGCGATCGGAGCGGGACTCTTTCTGGGATCGGGTGCCGGAATCCACGCGGCCGGCCCGGCAGTACTCATCTCCTACCTCGTGGCGGGCACCCTGATCATCGTGGTGATGTGGGCGCTGGGCGAGATGGCAGCCGCCAACCCCAACAGCGGCGCCTTCTCGGTCTACGCGGAGAAGGCCATGGGCAAGACGGCCGGATCCACGGTTGGCTGGCTTTGGTGGCTGCAGCTGGTAGTGGTCATCGCCGCGGAGGCACTCGGCGCCGCAGGGCTGCTGTTCTCCGTCTGGCCGGTCATTCCTGTGTGGGCTCTGGCCCTGGTGTTCATGGTGGCCTTTACCGCGATCAACCTCGCCGGAGTCCGGAACTTCGGTGAGTTCGAATTCTGGTTCGCCATCCTGAAGGTCGCGGCCATTGTCGCCTTCCTCGTCATCGGCGCGGCCTTGCTGTTCGGCTGGTTGCCCGGCGTAGCTTCCCCCGGCCTCGGAAACCTGACCGGCAATTTTGCACCGTCCGGATGGTCTGGAATTGCAGCGGCGCTCTTCGTCGTGATTTTCGCCTTCGGCGGCACCGAAATCGTGAGCGTGGCTGCTGCGGAGACGCAAAACCCCGCACACAGCGTCGGTAAAGCCATCCGCACGGTGGTGTGGCGCATCCTGGTTTTCTACATCGGTTCGGTCTTCGTCATTGCAGCAGTGCTGCCCTCCGACTCCGAAGGCTTGAAGTCGCCGTTCGCCGGTGTCCTCAACCTTGCCGGTATCCCGGGAGCCGGCACAGCCATCACCCTCGTTGCCGTCGTGGCCCTGCTTTCCGCACTCAACGCCAACCTCTACGGCGCCTCGCGCATGGTCTTTTCCCTGTCTGAGCGCGGCGAAGCGCCGGCTTTCCTGTCGCGACTGCGCGGCGCCCAGGTGCCCATGGCCGCCGTCGGGGTTTCCGTTGCTTTCGGTTTCATCGCCACTGTCCTGGAACTGCTCTTCCCCGACCATGTGCTTCCCGCCTTGCTCAACCTCGTAGGCTCCACTTGCCTCGTGGTCTGGGGAACGGCACTCGTGTCCCAGTTCATCCTGCGCCGCCGCGCCGACCGCGAAGGAACCGAACTGCCGCTTCGCATGAAGGGATTCCCCTTCCTCACGGTATTCGGCCTGGCGCTGCTTGCCCTGATCTTCGTGGTGGGCTTCTCGAATGCCGAGAGCGCAGGCCAGCTGATCGGCACGTTCCTGTTGATCGCGTGCATCGCCGTGGCCTGCAGGATCGGCGCGAAGGTCAAGTCCGCACGAGGCGCCTAA
- a CDS encoding Lrp/AsnC family transcriptional regulator yields the protein MVVDELDAKIVRFFTDSPRASVLEASRVLKVARATVQSRLDRMAERGVVAPWVPQPDPSGFGYPVVAFCSLTINQDLGHDAVVEALAAIPELIEVHTVSGSSDLMVRVVGKSNSDLQRVLDKLIATKTVLRSSSVIVLNTHFQGRTLPLLEAAAKENAG from the coding sequence ATGGTTGTCGACGAGTTGGATGCCAAGATTGTCCGATTTTTCACCGACTCCCCGCGGGCGTCTGTACTCGAGGCATCCAGGGTCTTGAAGGTCGCCCGCGCCACCGTCCAGTCCCGGCTGGACCGGATGGCCGAGCGCGGGGTTGTGGCTCCCTGGGTTCCGCAGCCCGATCCCTCCGGCTTCGGCTATCCCGTGGTCGCCTTCTGCTCCCTGACCATCAACCAGGACCTGGGGCACGACGCCGTCGTCGAAGCTCTGGCCGCCATTCCCGAGCTCATTGAGGTCCACACCGTCTCCGGCAGTTCGGATCTCATGGTGCGCGTGGTGGGTAAGTCGAACTCGGACCTGCAACGCGTGCTGGACAAGCTCATCGCCACCAAGACCGTGCTCCGTTCGTCGTCGGTGATAGTGCTGAATACGCATTTCCAAGGGCGCACCTTGCCCCTCCTGGAAGCTGCGGCCAAGGAGAATGCGGGCTGA
- a CDS encoding NUDIX hydrolase, producing MYATSANVAERRLAPPSLAISTVIFALRPSESSGRPTLWLPLVCRIREPFKDMWALPGGPLQHDESLQDAASRNLRETTGLAPQYLEQLYAFGGVHRSPAQRVVSIVYWALVQPTEAALADESENVRWFRADRLAELAFDHNAIVDYALWRLRNKMAYGSIAYHLLGEFFTLAQVREVYEAVLDRQLDPANFRRQIKGTPEIEETGEYLQGGKHRPPRLYRFTGTPGLGPDNRSTP from the coding sequence GTGTACGCCACCTCCGCCAATGTCGCAGAGCGCAGGCTCGCGCCGCCGTCGTTGGCCATATCAACGGTGATCTTCGCCCTCCGCCCGAGTGAAAGCTCCGGCCGCCCCACGCTGTGGCTGCCGCTGGTGTGCCGCATCCGCGAACCTTTCAAGGACATGTGGGCACTGCCCGGAGGCCCGCTGCAGCACGACGAATCACTCCAAGATGCCGCGTCCCGGAACCTGCGCGAGACCACGGGGCTGGCTCCCCAATACCTCGAGCAGCTCTACGCCTTCGGCGGCGTGCACCGCTCGCCTGCCCAGAGGGTCGTCTCAATCGTCTACTGGGCCTTGGTGCAGCCCACGGAAGCCGCCCTGGCCGACGAATCCGAGAATGTCCGTTGGTTCCGGGCAGACCGGCTCGCGGAATTGGCCTTCGACCACAACGCGATTGTGGACTACGCCCTGTGGCGGCTGCGCAACAAGATGGCCTACGGGTCCATCGCCTATCACTTGCTGGGAGAATTCTTCACCCTGGCACAGGTCCGCGAAGTCTACGAGGCTGTCCTGGACCGCCAGCTGGATCCGGCGAACTTTCGCCGGCAAATCAAGGGAACACCGGAAATCGAGGAAACCGGTGAATACCTCCAGGGCGGAAAACACCGCCCGCCCCGCCTCTACCGCTTCACCGGCACGCCCGGACTCGGGCCAGACAACAGGAGTACACCATGA
- the nadA gene encoding quinolinate synthase NadA: MSSVNTAIQLITREEAESGRSAAGSTCSPDLASGPWEYDLAEDLAGIPAYGPGASSSDDAPKATPRQGQLPEEYKLASDAELDVRIRAAKETLGDRAVILGHFYQRDEVVQYADFVGDSFQLANAALTKPDAEAIIFCGVHFMAETADILSSEDQAVILPNLAAGCSMADMADEDSVEECWEQLEELFGTAPDSEGRAPVIPVTYMNSSAALKAFCGRNGGIVCTSSNAKTVLEWAFERGQRVLFFPDQHLGRNTAKALGVPLDQMPMWNPRKEFGGNDEQTLLDSRVILWHGFCSVHKRFNVGQIEKARAEFPGVTVIVHPECPMEVVDAADGAGSTDFIKKAIAAATEPTTFAIGTEINMVNRLAAENPQHTIFCLDPVICPCSTMYRIHPGYLAWVLEELVEGRLVNRITVDDSVKDNAKIALERMLAARPV, from the coding sequence ATGAGCAGCGTCAACACAGCTATCCAGCTGATCACGCGGGAAGAAGCCGAAAGCGGCCGTTCCGCGGCCGGCTCAACGTGCAGCCCCGATCTGGCCAGCGGCCCGTGGGAGTACGACCTCGCTGAAGACCTCGCCGGCATCCCGGCTTACGGTCCCGGCGCTTCCAGCTCCGACGACGCCCCGAAGGCCACGCCCCGTCAAGGCCAGTTGCCCGAAGAGTACAAGCTGGCCAGTGACGCCGAGCTCGACGTCCGGATCCGCGCCGCCAAGGAGACGCTAGGGGACCGGGCCGTCATCCTGGGCCACTTCTACCAGCGCGACGAAGTTGTCCAGTACGCGGATTTCGTGGGCGACTCCTTCCAGCTCGCCAACGCTGCCCTGACCAAGCCCGACGCCGAGGCCATCATCTTCTGTGGCGTGCACTTCATGGCCGAGACTGCCGACATCCTGTCCAGCGAGGACCAGGCCGTGATCCTGCCGAACCTGGCCGCCGGCTGCTCCATGGCGGACATGGCGGACGAGGACTCGGTGGAGGAATGCTGGGAACAGCTCGAGGAGCTCTTCGGGACCGCCCCCGATTCCGAAGGCCGTGCCCCGGTCATCCCGGTTACCTACATGAATTCCTCGGCCGCATTGAAAGCCTTCTGCGGACGCAACGGCGGCATCGTCTGCACGTCCTCCAACGCAAAGACGGTGCTCGAATGGGCATTCGAACGTGGCCAGCGGGTCCTCTTCTTTCCCGACCAGCACCTGGGCCGCAACACCGCCAAGGCCCTCGGCGTGCCGCTGGACCAGATGCCCATGTGGAACCCGCGCAAGGAGTTCGGCGGAAACGACGAACAGACCCTGTTGGATTCCCGCGTCATCCTCTGGCACGGCTTCTGCTCCGTGCACAAGCGCTTCAACGTGGGCCAGATCGAGAAGGCCCGCGCCGAATTCCCGGGCGTGACCGTCATTGTGCACCCCGAGTGCCCCATGGAGGTTGTCGACGCGGCAGACGGCGCAGGCTCCACCGACTTCATCAAGAAGGCCATCGCCGCCGCAACCGAACCCACCACCTTCGCGATCGGTACCGAGATCAACATGGTGAACCGCTTGGCAGCCGAGAACCCGCAGCACACCATCTTCTGCCTTGACCCGGTGATCTGCCCTTGCTCCACGATGTACCGCATCCACCCCGGCTACCTCGCCTGGGTACTCGAGGAACTGGTGGAAGGCCGCCTGGTCAACCGCATCACGGTGGACGACTCCGTCAAGGACAACGCCAAGATCGCCCTCGAACGCATGCTCGCAGCACGGCCGGTCTAG
- a CDS encoding L-aspartate oxidase, whose translation MTAERIPGAHARRRLVVVGSGIAGLYSALLAAEAGADVVLLSKGALADSNTFFAQGGISAVLDAPAPGDTVAAHITDTLKAGAGHCNEEAVRVLCTEARLDIMGLERFGVRFDADDDGDPALGLEAAHSAPRILHTGGDATGAGVANALILAVLDAQDAGKIQVLGHAQATSLIQSEGRVTGVEFLRNGRLESVFGDAVLLATGGAGQLFAQTTNPSVATADGLALAWRAGAELADLEFFQFHPTSMVLSAAGKPAPLGADPLLISEAVRGEGAILVDASGERFMPGYHPDAELAPRDVVSRSIALHLASLGDPNGHVFLDARVVEAKNGAGFLEKRFPTLSARTREAGIDWALEPVPVAPAAHYWMGGVVTDLFGRTSVPGLLAAGEVACTGVQGANRLASNSLLEGLVFGRRAVEGFLGEGFLGWAPPNGTPPRAVSAAGGLPLTHASGIPHDGAQRTYAGRQLDATLILGPSGTTEPAGVLAWQPELVPEPFGRTALRRLMTAKAGVLRTGGLLREAAEALGAWADVVLPENVPDSADPRVHEDANLLLAAQLLVQAAGARRGSLGAHYRSDAVETQREEIVQRYTIRRKASLVND comes from the coding sequence ATGACTGCAGAACGCATTCCCGGCGCTCACGCGCGGCGGCGGCTCGTCGTCGTCGGAAGCGGCATCGCCGGCCTCTACTCCGCGTTGCTGGCCGCCGAGGCCGGTGCGGACGTCGTCCTGCTCAGCAAAGGCGCGCTCGCGGACAGCAACACCTTCTTCGCCCAGGGCGGGATTTCGGCTGTGCTGGACGCGCCCGCCCCCGGCGATACCGTCGCCGCGCACATCACGGACACCCTCAAAGCCGGCGCGGGCCACTGCAATGAGGAGGCCGTGCGGGTGCTGTGCACCGAAGCGCGCCTCGACATCATGGGGCTTGAGCGTTTCGGTGTCCGTTTCGACGCGGACGACGACGGCGATCCCGCCTTGGGGCTCGAAGCCGCCCACTCCGCGCCGAGGATCCTGCACACCGGCGGAGACGCCACCGGTGCCGGGGTCGCGAACGCACTCATCCTGGCGGTCCTTGACGCGCAGGACGCCGGGAAAATCCAGGTGCTGGGACATGCCCAGGCGACTTCCCTGATCCAGTCCGAGGGGCGTGTGACAGGCGTTGAATTCCTGCGCAACGGCCGCCTCGAGAGCGTATTCGGCGATGCCGTGCTGCTCGCCACCGGCGGGGCGGGGCAGCTGTTTGCCCAGACCACCAACCCCTCGGTCGCAACGGCCGACGGACTCGCGCTCGCATGGCGGGCGGGCGCCGAGCTCGCAGACTTGGAGTTCTTCCAGTTCCACCCCACGAGCATGGTCCTCTCCGCTGCCGGAAAACCGGCTCCCCTCGGCGCCGATCCGCTCCTCATTTCCGAAGCGGTCCGCGGCGAAGGCGCCATCCTGGTGGATGCGAGCGGCGAGCGGTTCATGCCTGGCTACCACCCCGACGCCGAACTGGCGCCGCGCGACGTCGTCTCCCGCAGCATCGCCCTCCACCTTGCTTCACTTGGTGATCCGAACGGCCACGTCTTCCTTGACGCCCGGGTCGTCGAAGCGAAAAACGGGGCGGGCTTCCTTGAGAAGCGCTTCCCGACGCTCAGCGCCCGGACCCGCGAAGCCGGCATCGACTGGGCCCTTGAGCCCGTTCCGGTTGCCCCTGCCGCGCACTACTGGATGGGCGGCGTTGTCACCGATCTGTTCGGCCGTACCTCCGTTCCTGGCTTGCTTGCGGCCGGCGAAGTTGCTTGCACCGGGGTCCAGGGTGCGAACCGTTTGGCCAGCAACTCCTTGCTCGAAGGGCTCGTGTTCGGGCGGCGGGCTGTTGAGGGGTTCCTTGGCGAGGGGTTCCTTGGGTGGGCGCCGCCGAACGGCACCCCTCCGCGTGCTGTCTCGGCCGCGGGCGGCCTCCCCTTGACGCACGCTTCCGGGATACCGCACGACGGCGCTCAGCGCACCTACGCTGGACGGCAGCTCGACGCCACACTCATACTTGGCCCGTCGGGAACCACCGAGCCGGCCGGAGTACTCGCGTGGCAACCTGAGCTTGTCCCCGAACCCTTCGGCCGCACCGCGCTTCGGCGGCTTATGACTGCTAAGGCCGGGGTGCTTCGGACCGGGGGGTTGCTGCGGGAGGCCGCTGAGGCACTCGGCGCTTGGGCCGACGTCGTGCTTCCTGAGAATGTGCCTGACTCTGCGGATCCGCGCGTGCACGAGGATGCTAATTTGCTCCTGGCTGCGCAGCTGTTGGTGCAGGCTGCGGGGGCGCGGCGGGGGTCGCTGGGGGCGCATTACCGGAGTGACGCCGTCGAAACCCAACGCGAAGAAATTGTTCAGAGATACACGATCCGCCGGAAAGCGAGCCTCGTCAATGACTAG
- the nadC gene encoding carboxylating nicotinate-nucleotide diphosphorylase produces the protein MTSLTLPAAPVRDILERAFAEDAPSGDITSQLLIPAEARATAVLNARVPGVFSGGTVFRDAMLLIDPDTEVELLLADGEAFDAGTHLARVSGRARSVLLAERVGLNLAQRMSAIATKTAEFVKLVDGTKARITDTRKTTPGLRVLERYAVRCGGGANHRYSLSDAVLAKDNHLAVMTGGDSAKLTALLKAAKAQLGHTTHFEVEVDSAEQIEPVLAAGVDTIMLDNFSLEELRAGVKQVAGRAVVEASGNVNVNTVADIAAAGVDVISIGGLTHSVNALDLGLDVTLDVTPDPYQGLG, from the coding sequence ATGACTAGCCTGACCCTCCCCGCAGCACCCGTCCGGGACATTCTGGAGCGGGCATTCGCGGAGGACGCGCCGAGCGGCGACATCACCTCGCAGCTGCTCATTCCCGCCGAAGCCCGCGCCACCGCCGTGCTCAATGCCCGGGTTCCGGGGGTGTTCAGCGGCGGAACGGTGTTCCGTGACGCCATGCTGCTCATCGACCCCGACACCGAAGTGGAGCTGTTGCTCGCGGACGGTGAAGCGTTCGACGCAGGAACGCACTTGGCGCGGGTCAGCGGCCGCGCCCGCTCGGTGCTGCTTGCCGAACGCGTCGGGCTCAACCTTGCCCAGCGCATGAGCGCCATTGCCACCAAGACGGCGGAGTTCGTCAAGCTGGTCGACGGCACAAAGGCCCGCATCACGGACACGCGGAAAACAACCCCCGGGCTGCGGGTATTGGAACGCTACGCCGTGCGCTGCGGCGGGGGAGCCAACCACCGCTACAGCCTGTCCGATGCCGTCCTGGCCAAGGACAACCACTTGGCCGTGATGACCGGTGGCGATTCCGCCAAGCTCACCGCACTGCTCAAGGCCGCCAAAGCCCAGCTGGGCCACACCACGCACTTCGAAGTGGAAGTGGACAGTGCCGAGCAGATCGAACCCGTACTCGCGGCCGGCGTGGACACAATCATGCTGGACAACTTTTCCCTTGAGGAGCTCCGTGCCGGCGTGAAGCAGGTGGCTGGCCGCGCCGTCGTCGAGGCGAGCGGCAACGTCAACGTCAACACTGTGGCGGACATCGCCGCCGCGGGAGTTGATGTGATTTCCATCGGCGGACTCACGCACAGCGTCAACGCGCTGGACCTGGGCCTGGACGTGACGCTCGACGTCACACCGGACCCGTACCAGGGTCTCGGCTGA